From the Vulpes lagopus strain Blue_001 chromosome 15, ASM1834538v1, whole genome shotgun sequence genome, one window contains:
- the LOC121476111 gene encoding putative olfactory receptor 52P1, giving the protein MPRAFVQSPNHTNLDPSVFLLLGIPGLEQFHLWLSLPVCCLGTATIVGNITILVVVATEPALHKPVYLFLCMLSTIDLAASFSTVPKLLAILWCGAGHISASACLAQMFFIHAFCMMESTVLLAMAFDRYVAICHPLRYATILTDTIIARIGVVAMVRGSMLMLPCPFLIGRLSFCQSHVIPHTYCEHMAVVKLACGDTRPNRVYGLTAALLVIGVDLFCIGLSYVFIARAVLRLSSHEARSKALGTCGSHVCVILISYTPALFSFFTHRFGHHVPLHIHILLANVYLLFPPALNPMVYGVKTKEIRERVIRVFHRAQGTGFKVPE; this is encoded by the coding sequence ATGCCTAGAGCTTTTGTCCAGTCTCCTAATCACACTAATCTGGacccttctgtttttctcctcctGGGTATCCCAGGTCTGGAACAATTTCACCTGTGGCTCTCACTCCCCGTGTGCTGCCTGGGCACAGCCACAATTGTGGGCAACATTACCATCCTGGTTGTTGTTGCCACTGAACCAGCCCTGCACAAGCCTGTATATTTATTCCTCTGCATGCTCTCTACCATCGACTTGGCTGCCTCCTTCTCCACAGTTCCCAAGCTATTGGCCATCCTCTGGTGTGGAGCTGGAcacatctctgcctctgcctgcctggcACAGATGTTCTTCATTCATGCCTTCTGCATGATGGAGTCTACTGTGCTTCTGGCCATGGCCTTTGATCGCTATGTGGCCATTTGTCACCCACTCCGTTATGCTACTATCCTCACGGACACCATCATTGCCCGCATTGGAGTGGTAGCTATGGTGCggggctccatgctcatgctCCCATGTCCCTTCCTCATTGGGCGTTTGAGCTTCTGCCAAAGCCATGTGATCCCCCACACATACTGTGAGCACATGGCTGTTGTGAAGCTAGCATGTGGAGATACCAGGCCTAACCGTGTGTATGGGCTGACAGCAGCACTGTTGGTCATAGGGGTTGACTTATTCTGCATTGGTCTTTCCTATGTCTTTATTGCACGGGCTGTCCTCCGTCTTTCATCCCATGAAGCTCGGTCCAAGGCCTTGGGGACCTGTGGTTCTCATGTCTGTGTCATCCTAATCTCTTATACACCAgccctcttctccttttttacCCATCGCTTTGGCCACCATGTTCCACTTCATATTCACATTCTTTTGGCCAATGTTTATCTGCTCTTCCCACCTGCTCTTAACCCTATGGTATATGGAGTTAAAACCAAAGAAATCCGGGAAAGGGTTATCAGGGTGTTTCACAGGGCGCAGGGAACTGGGTTCAAAGTACCAGAGTGA